The Canis lupus familiaris isolate Mischka breed German Shepherd chromosome 5, alternate assembly UU_Cfam_GSD_1.0, whole genome shotgun sequence region gcccaacatggggctcacacTCCCCTGAGATCAAGGCCGGAGTCAAACcgttaactgactgagtcactcaggcaccccaaaatggAGTTTATTAAATTCAGTTAAAAGTGATATGAGTAACTATGTTCCCAACATCAGAAGACTCCAGAAAGTCTATTTTGAGGAGATAAACATATTGCAAGTACCCACTTATTAGTCATTTAGCTGTTACTCAGACTTTTCTCATCTGTCCTTTCAATGTACCCGAGTGGGTTTTGGGGACTCCAGTCATCTCCAGAAGAAAGCTGACCACTTGTCTAAACTGATGGtctaatattaaattaaaaacgTTCTATCCACTTGACAGTCTGCAGATGAAATATCTTCACGAAGTAACTCACAGACTTCCATCTGCTGCTCCTCACATCTGGCCGAGCCTGCGTCATTGGAAGCGATGCAGTAATACTGCCCAGAGTCCTCCTTGTGAACAGCACTGAAAACCTGTTTCGGAAATGACAGTCATGAGTCCAAGCAACGGGGTggaccccctgggctgaagggaagAGCCTGACCAACGGGCTAAGTCCAGAACGGAGCAAGAGGTCTGCTCAGTTGTCTGGGTTCCTGTTCAGCTTCCTAGTCACCGTCCCGGCTCTCCCCCGATTCCTTTCCCAAAGTCTCGCCCAGGAGCTCCTGAAGAGTGAGATCTGCTCAGGGTTTGGAGATCTCGAGGCCTGGCAACATCCAGGATGCAGGCTGAGTTTTGCCTTGCTTCAGGGAAAGGGGCTCTGGTAGAGGATTATCCCTCAGCAACGCCTGGGCGATACCAGTACAGAGGATGCCATCCAAACCAGCTCGCCACGAGTGCGGTTAGATACACCACGGATCGGGAGGCCTGGCTGCAGTGGAGCCCAGGGAGAGGCTGCGGAGGGGGCAGCCTGTCCTCCACACACGACCCATCTTACTTCACCTCTCCCCTCACTGGCTTCCCTCCACTGGGTTACTTTGAAGACCATTCTAGACATGTTTTCCCCATAAATTCTCCAGCAGGCATCTCTAAAACATAAGGACTTCTTCAGATGGAACCCAACTGCCCGGTCTCTTGATTTCTCTAGGTGGTTATTCACATCAGGACCCTGACGTCACCAACCCATTACATTGATTTCATACACCTCCACAATCCCCTTTATTCTACAAGTTTCCTTTCCTCTATTTATTCCCTGAGCGCTTATTTGCTTataaagaggaagagaggttCATTTTTCCCAGACTCTCCAACAGTATGGGGTTTTGGCTCCTGTCTTACAAAGCTCATTGTGTCTCTTAATCAGTGCTCTTTCCACACGAGGTACCCCTTCCCCAACAAAGATGTTTCTAGCCTCACCTCTGAGAAGAGATCTTACCAGAGTGCCTGTTTcagagtttaaaagaaaagaggagtTTCGAAATCTGGGATTGGCTCTGGAATCTGTGGGCAGCGGCACATCATTGCGGTACCAGCTGTAGTGGGGCCGGGGGTAGCCCTCACTCTCCTGGCAGTGCAGCGTGGCCGTCTTGCCCACAGGGACAGCCTTCGGGACTCTGCACACAGGAGATACTGGCTTCACTGTGGGAGGAATACGGGTTGGGGTTTCAAGTCAGTGACGTAGAAGGATTCTTCTCAAAGCCCACAATTAATCTGTTCCAAAACCAGGAGAGCCAGCCAGGCGATGCCCCACTGCCATCCCCATGTCACAACCACAGGCTCAGATCTGCCTCCGCATCTGCCCCCAGCTCACCCCCCCACAGATAACCCCACAGCACGTTTCTGACGCCTCCACCCCCCTGAGGAGTGCCTTCTACAACTGGTGAGGGGAGTAGCTGGAGCTCCCCTTACCTTCTCACCTTGCACCCCAGCTCAGGCGGTTTCAGCGCCCACAACCGCCCATTGCCTAAGTCCCGTGATGCCCCGAGGGATGTAGCTCTAGAGGGAACGAGTAAGAGctgatcttttattttaattcttatttatatttccccTTCCAATCTTTTTTATGGACAGACTCATGAGGCCTGAGAGGGGGAGTGTGTTAACTTCATGTGAGTTCCTACCTTGTACAGTTAACTCAATGACAATCTCATCAATTTCTTTGCGGTCGTTTCGAGCAACCACCTCACAGCGATAAAGGGCTGAATCTGTCCGGGTCACGTTCCAGATCCTGAGGGAGGTCTTCCCCAATAGTTCTGCACGACCTGCCAAATCTCCTACAGAAAAGAGGATACAGACACAAAAACAGTGTTTAAAAACATCTTTGCCATCTGAAGAAGGCGGCTTCCGGGGCTAGCGCTGCTTCTTAACGCCTCAATGAGTAGACGGCACACCAGCTTCTGGGTCCGCTCCTGTCCAAGAGAGGGGAGCTGAGGGCGCTGTGCCTGGCGTGTAAGAGGACTCGTTACATGGGTCTCTGTTGTTAAAGCAGGGACCTAATTTTCTTCTCAGCATTCCCAGCCAGGATTTcccattaaaagagaaaaaaaatcaagctacattaaaaaacaaccaatattcataaatggtgctgggataactggatctccacatgcaaaagaatgaggcTGGACTCCTACTTCACACCACATACAACAAAGACCTTCCTACAAGAGCTAAcatctggggacgcctgggtggctcagtcagttaagcatctgccttccactcaggtcgtgttccagggtccctgctcagcatggagtttgcttctccctgtcactctggccctcccctctgctcatgctttctcttacatgctctctctcaaataaataaatggaatctttaaaaaaagttaacagTATGACTCttagttaaaaacagaaataagtcaTCATGACCTTGGAtgaggcaatgatttcttagaaatGGCACCAAAatcacaaacttttaaaaaaaaggtgtgttGGCCTTCAGTGGactttcataaaaaatttttaaagtctcatGCTTCAAAGGACATGCAAGTTTGAAAAGACAATCCACTAAATGGGAGAAAGTATCTGCAGATCATGGACCCgacaaaggactagtatccagaatatataaagaatttgcaactcaacaataaatagacaaataacctatttaaaaatgacaaagattgagtagacatttctccaaagaaaataaaacaatgcctgggtgactcagggtttgagcatctgcctttggctcaggtcgtgaccccggggtcccaggatcaagtcccacatcaggctctctgcatggagcctgcttctccctctgcctctctctctctctctcatgaataaataaaatctttaaaaaaaagtgaatgaaatacctacaatgaaatattcttcatccatataaaaaggaatgaagtactgacacaggCTGTAcagtggatgaaccttgaaaataacatgctaagttaaagaagtcagtcacaaaggaCCACCCATTGCATGATTCCATCTATGAggtgtccagaataggcaaatccagagagaCCAAGTAGATCGGTGGTTGCCAGGAGGTGGACATAAAGGGGAAGCGGAGTAACTGCTAAAGACTAGCAGTTTCTTTTGGggttgatggaaatgttttgtaatttgaaagcagtgatggttgcacatcTCTGTTGACTATACTAACAGCTACTGaagtatacacttaaaaatatgaactttatggtatatgaattacatctcatttaaaaaaataaattttaatattttatttatttattcatgagagacacacagagagagagagaagcaggctcctgcagggagcccaacgtgggacttgattacgggaccccaggatcatacccggggccaaaggcagcgcttaacggctgagccacccaggctgccccttaaaacttttaaagtataaaaagatgGTAACTCAAAGAAGCATGAAGAACCTAAAAAATGACAAGGGAaggaggtaggaaaaaaaaatgacacacaaaatagaaaattattattactgaaCCTGCTGACTGGTGGCAAGAACAAGAAGGATTATTAccataatataataaaaacaaaaatgcttaagATGAAAGATAAACATTTCCAAAGGCATTTTCTAATACGAAGGTTTGTTATCCAGTAGCCATTAGGGGAGGATTAGAATTTCTACCAGGTAACAGTAAATAAGAATCTATCAAAGATATGGTAGGTGaggaaatacatatatgtgttatTGACAATATTAcacaatcataaaaaaagaatgagatcttgccatctgtgacaacatagatgggcCTAGAGAGTATATGCTCAGTGAATGAGATCAGACAAAGAAAGCAAGTGTCATGGGATTTCCCTTTTATGTGcaatctaaaatacaaaacataacaaaaagagattaataaatacagagaacaaactggtggatGCCAGAGGGGACAGCGTGGGCAgaagggtgaaataggtgaagaggaatTAAGAGAAACAAACATGCAACTACAAAATAAGTCACAGATAAAAAGTACAATAGAGGAAATaaagtcaatgatactgtaataatgCTGTATGGTGACTCCACATCTCACAGTGAGCAACAAGTGACGTGCGGATCTGTGTCATCTCTGCGGGGTGTGCCTGAACCTAATGTAATACTGCATGTGACTCCTGCTTCAATGAGAAAGTTTACAAAAATCTATCAGGACGCTTTTGGCACAGTTGTGACTTGAGGCAAGAGAAGAGGTCCAGCAAGATTCGAATTTTCCTGCAGCCTTCATATTTTGTGTGTAAACACCTTCCCCATCCTTCCGGCTAAGAGTAAGGTATTGGATTCCCAGAAacaggaagttcttttttttttttttttttcaggaagttcTTTAAGAAGATTCCCACCTAGTTTTCTCGGATGACCACAGGCTTTATCAGCAGCAGCCTCAGTTGTCACAGAATATGGACTTGTTGCCTGAGAAAAACATTTCCATCTCTCCAAAATTAAGAGGTGGACGAGATACTGGTGAGGAAAACACATGATTTTcaaaagaggcttttttttttttgagtgagagagtgagaagaCGTACATGTGAGAGAGCtcgagcaggaggaggagcagagggagaagcagacgcccaccgagcagggagcccgacgtggggctcagtcccaggaccctgggatcatgacctgagccgaaggcagacgcttaacccactgagccccccaggggccccctgaaaaatgattttaagagcCTGTAACTTCTGATGATGCTGGGCAGTAAGACTGCAGGATCAGGCTGTTTCCACTACTTCTGCCCTCTCCTCTGAAGCTCCAGGTATCACCCTCTCTGCGGACTCCAAGGCCACCCTAGGAGCTGTGGGGCCCCGGTGTCCTGGCAGAGGGAAGGCCAGGTCCCGCTGCCCGCCATCGatagcttctccctctccctccgtgcCACACCTGCTCCTAGCaacccctccccatctctctcgaTGCTGCCTCGACCTCACCTCCTGCCATCAGCAACTCCCTTCTGGGCTTCTgcaaaaaaattctgaattcgCACTCCTGCTGAACTCCTGGGTTTTCCCCATCCCCAGTGTCCTCCACAAAGTAGCCACGTCAGTCTTTCTAAAGTGTAAATGAAATCGTCTCCCTTCCCTCTAAAAAAATCTTGTGGACCCTCAAGATCCGGTCCATTCTTGCCGGGCATTCAGTGCTTCTTGCCTGCCCTGGCATACCCGCCCGGCGTGTGGAGTCCTCCCGTCTCCCCTCTTTAGTCCCAGCTGTCATGGAGAGCGTGCAGTTTCCCTAAGCCCAGCTGCCTGTTGCTTCCACATCCCTACACACAGCCTTCTTTCTGGCCCACGaccttcctccaccccacccctcagcatCTGGCCTGGTTAACCAGCTTCCTAGCTCAGCCGAGATGTCACTCCCGGGAAGCCTTTCCCACCACCTGCCCTGCCCTACTTCATGGGATCAGAGACACTCTATGATGACCTCTGTTCTAGCAAATGCTTTCTCAATGTGGGaagcttggcacacagtaagtgctcagcaaACACCTGTCTCCATGCTGTTCCTCATGATCCTTCGGATTGACTCATGCAGCTGGTATCACAAATGTCATGGAGCACACGGTAAGAGGATGGCCTAGGAAAATGTTCACCGTGATACCTCAACAGGGTGGGCTACAGACAGATTCAAACCACAGCTAAAGAGGTGATGCCTGTTGAAGCTGGAcgacaggggcagggaggggcagggtaCTACTCATTACTTGCCCATGTTGGACTTTTCCAGAAGTGAAACAAACTGAACCAGACCAAACAACAATCCTGGCTACAGATGCAGCACCACTCGGAGGACCATCTTGAGCTACAGGTGTATGCCTGGCCCTTGTGGACAAAGGGGTGGATTAGAGGATCATACCCTGAATTCTGTTGTCAAAAAACACATATGTGGTTTGGTCATCTTGAATTTTCTTCCATTCAATCCTGGGGTCAGTCGTCTGTGAATCCGTAATGATACAGGATAGTTCCACacctaatgagaaaaaaaaagaactctcagaGACTGTGAAACAATTTTATGATCACTTGTGTACCTGGACCCTGCAGCTATGGCTCATTTTAGGTAGTCTTGCATGTGGGTCAAAAAATCcatctcctaaaaaaaaaaaaaaatccacctccaGGCTCCAAGTGACTTTAAGAAAAGATGAATTTTAgccagaaaaataacaaagacaaTTAAGCGAGGACTTTTACTAATCAGAGCACATGCTTGCCCCTCACACACGCTTGTGTGTAAGCAAGCTGCTCTGTGCCTACAAAGCCAGGCAGGCGCTGGGTACTGGCGGGTGCAGAACCAGCACACTTCCCTGCCGGCCCGCGGAGGCACGCTGCGCCACACACGGCACATGGCACACCGCGCGCAAGGCCGAGGAGCCAGCCACCCCCGAACATCTGTGTGGCCCTGTAGGGCGGCAGGCGCGGGCGGAGTTGGCTGCGAGGCTGCCGGTGCCCGTTAGGTGGTGCCTATTCCCCTGGGAGGCTCCCCTGCACTCACTTTCAAACTCCTGGACCACTGGGGTCCGGTTGCTGGACTTGAGATTCACGGCCCCGGTCAAGCAACCTGAAGGGAAAGAATAAGGTCACATCAGAGACAAGGCAATTCGAAAACAGCAGagaaccctcccccccccccttctacGTAGACGACAGCCACGAACCACAGAGATTGGTGTTTTATAACAAAGCCAGGTCTCTTAGATACAGCAAGCTGACTGCTCTCTGTTGACCTGACCTCACCAGGATGAACCAACCAGAAGCGTTCTGAGAATGTAGTTCCAGAACATAACTGCCCTGGAGCTTTAAAGACTCTTCCTCTAAGAATTTCCTTCTTGCTCAGTCGTTATTAGTCCTgtcaacagggatccctgggtggcgcagcggtttggcgcctgcctttggcccagggcgtgatcctggagacccgggatcgaatcccacgtcgggctcccggtgcatggagcctgcttctccctctgcctgtgtctctgcccctctctctctctgtgtctgtgactatcatgaataaataaaaattaaaaaaaaaaaatcctgtcaacATCTTTCATCCAGACCCACGAGAGCCTTCTTGTCATTCCTGCCTCCTGCATCTCTGCTGCCCCGTAACCATGTGACCCAGTGAGGCCCACCCATCAGGAAGCTTTCACTAGGGGCACCCgcgtggctcaggtggttaagcgctcaactcttgatttcagctcaggtcatgatctgggagtcctggaattgagttccctgtggggctccccactcaatggggagtcagcttgtatccctctctctgctcctccccacctcattcacactctccctctaaaataaatttaaaaaaaaatttttaagttttcactagtttttggtaaaatgagaaaaataacaattttcatGAAGCTAAGTTGAAACAGGTATTGATAAAATCAGGATATGCTAATCTCATGGCAATCCCTCTTAAAATTAGCATCTGACTCCCCATGtctttcaacaaacattaaaaCCAGTTTATCGTGGTCTCAAgtatcttaccttttttttttttttttttgcagaagatCAAGTAGGTACAccgacccccctcccccccataatGTCATGCTTCAGCTACCTGGCCTCTGGGAAAATACGCATTCCCCAAAGGCTTCCTACACAACCCTCGTGAGGgtctctggatctcagctcactATCCCAGCTACAGCAACAGGAGGAGACGCGTGCTCCACCTCCTTGTGTATTAGGTGGGGTGCGGGTCACAACTAActgttccttctcctttttaaatcttattcGGTTTGGTTACATGTGTACCTTCCAAGTATACATTTTgatcctttctttcttatttagtaAGACCTCATTAATTATAGCAAAAGCCATAGAAATCTACTAAAAGGGAGGAAAAATCACAAGTATAATACATACACCTGAGTTGCTACTCATTTTTATAACACTGACTTCTACAAAAGGTTGTAGAACCAGGACAAggaaagatcattttattttgttttgattaacTGTGGGCCACTCCTTTTGAGAATCAGAAACACATCCCATGTATGTGCAGCACCTTCAACTTCTTCAATCTGAAAGCTCCCAGGGACCCACCGGTAAGGAGTAATAACCGATGCTTTGAATGAAGATCCACCAAGGCCACACAGGTTCTAAGGAAATGACCACAGACCGCTCTTTCAGTGTGATCACTGGAATTTCAATGATGAGACCATGAAACTCTGGTTCCCAAGGCCCATGACCAGGAACCAGCTTCCAACCCAGAGTCCACTGAAGGCGCCTTTGAGGTAACTCACAAGAGCTTCACGCAACTGGATAATAAACAACCAGAGAACGCTATCTGACCCTTTTCTTTAATAGACATGATgttaagagaaattaagaatgcaCTGGAGAGTTCTGTCaccacagaaacagagaggaagggcagatgAGCTCACTTATCAAAAATGGTGGGAACACTAGAGTTGGTAACGAGTGCACTGGAGGACAAAGAGGTGAAGGCTGAAGTCACTCTAGTGTCTGTGACACTGTTGAATTTTCATGAAGGCCAACTGACACACATTCTTTACAACAAACCTCTGGTGTGAACTAAGCCAGTGTGCTTCCTATAACCTCAAAGAAGATAAGGCGACACAGCTCCAGACAATGGAAATAATCCCCCTTCAATCCCTCTACTCTGCAGCAAAGAGGCGAAGGCTCTATACGCCTCAACGAAGGCTTGGCCAGACCCCCTCCGACCCAACTCCCTGGGTAAGTTGCACAGGCAGCTGCCTGCGCCCATCCTGGGAGACAGGACGTCCCAATGAGATTGAACAACAGAGGACCACTCAAGCAAGTGGAGCTCTAGCCCAGGTGAGGACTCCCCACAGCAGGACCCAGGTCAGACGGGGTCCCATGCTGAGAGTCCTCCCTCAGAGTCCTCCTTCTATTCTTAaataactgtattattattattattaaacaagtCTTAAACTTACAAAATTTTGCCGCCGCCTCATTTACCTACTGCCACTAGCCCAGatcccattttaaaatacagatgacccttgaacagcacGGTTTGagctgcacaggtccacttacagGTGGATTAAGGCTGATGGCAAAGGCCACAGGGTATTCACTTCtagctgcccacccccccccccccacagcatAATCAATGGCCAGTGGTGCAGAAGTCACACTTGCTGCCCTCTGAGAACCCAGGGAGGGGAAGCCCATGGGGGCCGCAGCCCTGGGAGCCCTAGAACCAGACAGGGCTGCAGGTTGCTCATGTGCCAACAGGGTGGTCCAGTTGAGCACCCAGGGCTTGTGGGTAGAGGAAGACCTGTAGCAGAAGAACACATCCAGAGGGTCCCCTGTGGGCCGGGCTCCAGGCTGCCCTGGGTCCCTCCTGGCCCAGCGCTGACCTGCCCCCAAAGCTGCTGATGGTTACAGCCAGCACTATGTGGCAGGTGGGTCAGCTGTCCTCCACCCCCAGGCTGCGTCAGAGACCA contains the following coding sequences:
- the JAM3 gene encoding junctional adhesion molecule C; translated protein: MALRRRPAGWLRARLPGLVLLLLLRGCLTGAVNLKSSNRTPVVQEFESVELSCIITDSQTTDPRIEWKKIQDDQTTYVFFDNRIQGDLAGRAELLGKTSLRIWNVTRTDSALYRCEVVARNDRKEIDEIVIELTVQVKPVSPVCRVPKAVPVGKTATLHCQESEGYPRPHYSWYRNDVPLPTDSRANPRFRNSSFLLNSETGTLVFSAVHKEDSGQYYCIASNDAGSARCEEQQMEVYDLNVGGIVGGILVVLAVLALITVGICCAYRRGYFVNNKQNGESYKSPGKPDGVNYIRTDEEGDFRHKSSFVI